From Thermodesulforhabdus norvegica, a single genomic window includes:
- a CDS encoding argininosuccinate synthase yields the protein MAEVKKVVLAYSGGLDTSIILKWLVETYGCEVIAFSADIGQGEELAGLEEKALKTGASKVIIEDLREEFVKDFVFPMFRANAIYEGQYLLGTSIARPLIAKRQIEIAHAEGADAVSHGATGKGNDQVRFELTYMALDPDITIIAPWREWSFRSRKELLDFARKHGIPVPVTEAKPYSSDRNLLHISYEGGILEDPWAAPPEDMFTLTVSPERAPDRPEIIEIEFERGDPVAINGERLSPANLLARLNELGGKHGIGRVDIVENRFVGMKSRGVYETPGGTILRVAHRAIESITMDREVLHIRDSLIPEYSRLIYYGFWFAPERRVLQSLMDMAQETVWGTVRLKLYKGNVYVLGRKSDRSLYQPSFATFEEDDVYDQKDATGFIRLQGLRLRIASLLKKQKGLPE from the coding sequence ATGGCTGAAGTAAAAAAGGTGGTTCTGGCCTATTCGGGTGGGCTGGACACCTCGATAATTCTGAAATGGCTCGTTGAGACCTACGGATGTGAAGTGATTGCCTTTTCGGCTGACATCGGTCAGGGTGAAGAATTGGCCGGGCTCGAAGAAAAGGCGCTCAAAACCGGAGCATCCAAGGTTATCATTGAAGACCTCAGGGAGGAATTCGTTAAGGACTTCGTTTTTCCCATGTTCAGGGCAAATGCGATCTATGAAGGTCAGTATCTGCTTGGAACCTCCATAGCCCGTCCTCTCATAGCAAAACGCCAGATAGAGATTGCCCATGCCGAAGGGGCAGACGCCGTAAGTCACGGTGCTACGGGCAAAGGTAACGATCAGGTCAGGTTTGAACTGACCTATATGGCCCTTGACCCGGACATTACCATAATTGCCCCCTGGAGAGAGTGGTCTTTTAGATCCCGGAAGGAGCTTCTGGATTTCGCTAGAAAGCATGGTATTCCGGTCCCCGTTACGGAAGCAAAGCCTTACAGCTCCGACAGGAACCTTCTCCACATAAGCTACGAAGGCGGTATCCTTGAGGATCCCTGGGCGGCTCCCCCTGAGGATATGTTTACCCTGACGGTAAGCCCGGAGCGTGCGCCCGACAGGCCGGAGATCATCGAGATAGAGTTCGAGCGTGGCGACCCGGTGGCAATCAACGGAGAACGGCTCAGTCCTGCAAATCTGCTCGCCCGGCTGAATGAACTTGGAGGGAAGCACGGTATTGGGCGTGTTGACATAGTGGAAAACCGGTTCGTTGGGATGAAATCAAGGGGCGTTTACGAGACTCCCGGAGGTACCATTCTTCGCGTAGCCCACAGGGCGATAGAATCCATAACCATGGACAGAGAAGTGCTCCACATAAGGGATTCGCTGATACCGGAATATTCAAGACTTATCTATTACGGCTTCTGGTTTGCACCGGAAAGAAGAGTGCTTCAAAGTCTTATGGACATGGCTCAAGAGACGGTATGGGGAACTGTGCGGCTAAAGCTCTATAAGGGCAATGTTTATGTTCTCGGCCGCAAATCCGATCGTTCACTCTACCAGCCCAGCTTTGCCACTTTTGAAGAAGACGACGTGTACGATCAGAAGGATGCAACGGGATTTATAAGGCTTCAGGGGCTAAGGCTCAGGATAGCGTCGCTTTTGAAGAAACAGAAAGGGCTTCCGGAATGA
- the argF gene encoding ornithine carbamoyltransferase produces MKRHFLTLWDVTEEEIWALIERAQVLKKACREGSPIQTLRGKVLGLLFLKPSTRTRVSFEAGMYRLGGQCIFMTSRETQLARKEPLSDTARVLSRYIDALVVRTYGHHEVEELARYSTIPVINGLTDLYHPCQVLSDIMTVWEKKGSFDFPIAWVGDGNNVAHSWIVASARLGLTLRVATPKGYEPDKSIVERALREGKGRIELLNDPVKAVEGAQVVNTDVWASMGQEDEAEARREVFRPYQVNEGLLKHAHPEAIVMHCLPAHRGEEITDEVMERYGSVIFDQAENRMFAQMALLEWLLIGS; encoded by the coding sequence ATGAAAAGGCATTTTCTTACACTCTGGGATGTGACTGAAGAAGAGATATGGGCACTTATTGAACGGGCTCAGGTGCTGAAGAAAGCCTGCAGAGAAGGTTCTCCAATCCAGACTTTAAGGGGCAAAGTATTGGGGCTTCTTTTTTTAAAGCCTTCGACGAGAACCCGCGTATCCTTCGAAGCCGGAATGTATCGTCTGGGCGGACAGTGCATATTCATGACTTCCAGAGAAACTCAGCTTGCACGAAAGGAGCCACTTTCGGACACGGCAAGAGTCCTTTCGCGATACATTGATGCACTGGTCGTGAGAACCTACGGCCACCATGAAGTAGAGGAACTGGCCCGGTATTCGACGATACCGGTTATAAACGGCCTTACGGACCTCTACCATCCATGTCAGGTCCTGAGCGATATAATGACGGTCTGGGAGAAAAAAGGTTCCTTTGATTTCCCCATTGCCTGGGTTGGTGATGGAAACAACGTGGCTCACTCCTGGATTGTGGCCTCAGCCCGCCTTGGTTTAACCCTTCGGGTTGCCACTCCCAAAGGGTACGAACCCGATAAATCCATCGTGGAACGGGCTCTTCGGGAAGGTAAGGGGCGCATTGAACTGCTTAACGATCCCGTTAAAGCCGTTGAAGGTGCTCAGGTCGTAAATACGGACGTATGGGCCAGCATGGGGCAGGAAGACGAAGCAGAGGCAAGAAGGGAGGTTTTCAGACCCTATCAGGTTAATGAAGGTCTGCTGAAACACGCCCATCCTGAGGCAATCGTTATGCACTGCCTGCCGGCTCACAGAGGCGAAGAAATAACCGACGAGGTCATGGAACGATACGGCAGTGTTATCTTCGATCAGGCGGAAAACCGAATGTTTGCCCAGATGGCGTTGCTTGAGTGGCTTTTAATCGGCTCTTAA